A window of Jannaschia sp. M317 contains these coding sequences:
- a CDS encoding glycosyltransferase 61 family protein has protein sequence MTQVPPIDWQRPAAEMFFAPGVDPGLSTLAPLPRMWRSVPRGRIAGASVSADDATAHRTADHIDMHTRLRAFRAGIVTTTVLVHVTQLRAQEHFLAVGDRFLLTGAAGTRLRNRYVWKAEPGRDMDAEVARAFDRHRAAAKAPDLHDGDVSRLPFVVDARNGTNFYHFVTETLCQLCAVDADWFRGDVHIHMKGPDISSFVMAWVEAIFPRLVGRVHLTRTDRDYGPALTVLNGRHWYCQTTDEVIPSLDPLAPDSHVWRGRQPERASQGMLAMNSCDEMLIRLRETALDRIAGQDWSHLPRRFWVGRKSVRDRAMAGEADLRADLARRGFETIYFEDFTPLEQVALMANADIMMSYHGAGFANMIFAEADTHCIEIGTLQTALFRWQDFMPHALASGCRYTSFFADYNLDDPEEQVDERRGKALAAVALTASGRARVLGFVDAVIGRVRVTSISRLSELARLLSRLEDHAALLRLIDGHRGAERREPSLHILKANALQGLGRPRDAFDALVAAWEAGPPRAFLLERLILAGRDAGADTAAAEAEHTQRFPEHGKRLARKLRRLG, from the coding sequence GTGACCCAGGTCCCCCCGATCGACTGGCAGCGCCCGGCGGCAGAGATGTTCTTTGCCCCAGGCGTCGATCCGGGCCTGTCCACCTTGGCCCCCCTGCCCCGGATGTGGCGGAGCGTGCCGCGCGGGCGGATCGCCGGGGCCAGCGTCAGCGCCGATGACGCCACCGCGCACCGCACGGCAGACCACATCGACATGCACACCCGGTTGCGCGCCTTTCGGGCCGGGATCGTGACCACGACCGTGCTGGTGCATGTCACCCAACTGCGCGCGCAGGAACATTTCCTGGCCGTGGGCGACCGCTTTCTGCTGACCGGGGCGGCCGGGACCCGGCTGCGCAACCGCTACGTCTGGAAGGCAGAGCCTGGCCGGGACATGGACGCCGAGGTCGCGCGTGCCTTTGACCGGCACAGGGCCGCGGCCAAGGCTCCGGATCTGCACGACGGTGACGTCAGCCGGCTGCCCTTCGTGGTGGATGCGCGCAACGGGACGAACTTCTACCACTTCGTGACTGAAACGCTCTGTCAGCTTTGCGCGGTCGATGCGGACTGGTTTCGGGGGGACGTTCACATCCACATGAAAGGGCCGGACATTTCCAGCTTCGTCATGGCCTGGGTCGAGGCGATCTTTCCCCGACTGGTCGGGCGGGTTCACCTGACCCGGACGGACCGCGACTATGGCCCCGCGTTGACGGTTCTCAACGGGCGGCACTGGTATTGCCAGACCACGGACGAGGTGATCCCCTCGCTCGACCCACTGGCCCCGGACAGCCATGTCTGGCGCGGGCGCCAGCCAGAACGGGCGTCCCAAGGGATGCTGGCGATGAATTCCTGCGACGAGATGTTGATCCGCCTGCGCGAAACGGCGCTGGACCGAATAGCAGGACAGGACTGGTCGCACTTGCCCCGGCGCTTCTGGGTGGGGCGCAAATCGGTGCGGGACCGCGCCATGGCGGGCGAGGCGGACCTGCGGGCGGATTTGGCGCGGCGCGGCTTCGAAACCATCTATTTCGAAGATTTCACGCCCCTGGAACAGGTCGCCCTGATGGCGAATGCCGACATCATGATGAGCTATCACGGTGCCGGGTTCGCCAACATGATCTTTGCCGAGGCTGATACCCATTGCATCGAAATCGGCACGCTGCAGACGGCGCTGTTCCGGTGGCAGGATTTCATGCCGCACGCGCTGGCAAGCGGGTGCCGCTATACGTCCTTCTTTGCCGACTATAACCTGGACGACCCGGAGGAGCAGGTGGACGAACGGCGCGGCAAGGCGTTGGCCGCCGTCGCACTGACAGCTTCGGGGCGGGCCCGTGTCCTGGGGTTCGTCGATGCGGTGATTGGGCGGGTGCGCGTCACCTCGATCAGCCGATTGTCGGAATTGGCGCGGCTGCTGTCCCGGCTGGAGGATCACGCGGCCCTTCTGAGATTGATCGACGGCCACCGGGGCGCAGAGCGTCGAGAGCCAAGCCTGCACATCCTGAAGGCCAATGCCTTGCAGGGACTGGGCCGCCCACGCGACGCCTTCGATGCCCTGGTCGCAGCCTGGGAGGCGGGGCCACCCCGCGCCTTTCTGTTGGAACGCCTCATTCTGGCGGGACGTGATGCCGGGGCCGACACCGCCGCGGCAGAGGCCGAACATACGCAGCGGTTCCCGGAGCATGGCAAACGTCTGGCCCGGAAATTGCGGCGCCTGGGGTGA
- the ileS gene encoding isoleucine--tRNA ligase — protein MSADTPSDQTPDYKSTLNLPKTDFPMRAGLPKREPGWLTRWEKIGVYDRLREKEGRAPFTLHDGPPYANGNLHIGHALNKTLKDMVVRSRQMMGHDARYVPGWDCHGLPIEWKIEEKYRQKGRDKDAVDVVEFRRECREFAAGWVDVQRAEFKRLGITGNWADPYLTMNYHAEAVIAAEFQTFLMNGLVYQGSKPVMWSPVEKTALAEAEVEYHDRQTDAIWVPFEVVSGLEGARVVIWTTTPWTIPQNRAICFGPGIAYGLYEITGTPEECWAKVGDKYLLADGLAEATLTAARLEDGQWTRLRDVTADELSALTCAHPLRGVDGANGEWDYDVPLFPGDHVTDDAGTGFVHTAPSHGDDDYKIGVEHGLPMTYNIEADGSYRADLPLFGGEAILSPNGKKPGGANKAVIAALQSADALLARKRITISDAHSWRSKAPVIRLNRPQWFAAIDRPVGDGQDTYGETVRARALTSIDQLVEWTPKTGRNRLFSMIENRPDWVLSRQRAWGVPLTCFTKVGAKADDPDFLLRDPAVNARIIAAFEAEGADAWYAEGAKERFLAPDYDPAEWEKVDDILDVWFDSGSTHAFVLRDRSDGTEDGIADVYLEGTDQHRGWFHSSMLQACGTKGRAPYRAVVTHGFTMDEKGMKMSKSIGNTIAPQDIVDQYGADILRLWVAQVDYTADHRIGPEILKGVADGYRRLRNTLRFMLGSITEDTPADPLEMPELERWVLHRLSELDDEVRAGYAAYDFASVLNAIFQFTTIDLSAFYFDIRKDALYCDGDTLRRRSARTVLRLLHERLTTWLAPILPFTMEEVWLEVHPDEDGSVHLQDFPDARPGWRDEALAAKWSTIRRVRRAVTGALEVARRDKTIGSSLEAAPVVYVDTETAAILRDVSFEDICITSGIEVSEAPAPEDAWRPEDGEGIAVTFQHAEGGKCQRCWKILPDVGSHGHDGVCARCDAALG, from the coding sequence ATGAGCGCCGACACGCCCTCCGACCAGACCCCCGACTACAAATCCACGCTGAACCTGCCGAAGACGGACTTTCCGATGCGCGCGGGCCTGCCCAAGCGGGAGCCGGGATGGCTGACCCGGTGGGAGAAGATCGGCGTCTATGATCGCCTGCGCGAAAAGGAGGGCCGCGCGCCCTTCACGCTGCACGATGGGCCGCCCTATGCGAACGGGAACCTGCATATCGGGCACGCACTGAACAAGACGCTCAAGGACATGGTGGTCCGGTCGCGCCAGATGATGGGCCACGACGCCCGCTATGTGCCCGGCTGGGATTGTCACGGCCTGCCGATCGAGTGGAAGATCGAAGAAAAATACCGCCAGAAGGGCCGCGACAAGGATGCCGTCGACGTGGTGGAATTCCGCCGCGAATGCCGCGAGTTTGCCGCCGGCTGGGTCGATGTGCAGCGCGCGGAATTCAAGCGTCTGGGCATCACCGGCAACTGGGCCGATCCCTATCTGACGATGAACTACCACGCCGAGGCGGTGATCGCCGCCGAGTTCCAGACGTTTCTGATGAACGGGCTGGTCTATCAGGGGTCCAAGCCGGTGATGTGGTCGCCGGTCGAAAAGACCGCGCTGGCCGAGGCGGAGGTGGAGTATCACGACCGCCAGACGGACGCGATCTGGGTGCCGTTCGAGGTGGTGTCCGGTCTGGAGGGGGCCCGTGTCGTCATCTGGACGACGACGCCCTGGACCATCCCGCAGAACCGCGCGATCTGCTTTGGGCCGGGCATCGCCTATGGTCTCTATGAAATCACCGGCACGCCCGAAGAATGCTGGGCCAAGGTCGGCGACAAGTATCTGCTGGCGGACGGTCTGGCAGAGGCCACGCTGACCGCCGCCCGGCTGGAAGACGGTCAATGGACGCGTCTGCGCGATGTGACGGCAGATGAGCTGTCTGCCCTGACCTGCGCCCACCCTCTGCGCGGGGTCGACGGCGCGAACGGGGAATGGGACTATGACGTCCCTCTCTTCCCAGGCGACCACGTGACCGACGATGCGGGCACGGGCTTTGTCCACACGGCCCCCAGCCACGGTGACGACGACTACAAGATCGGCGTCGAACATGGCCTGCCGATGACCTACAACATCGAGGCCGACGGCTCTTACCGCGCCGACCTGCCTTTGTTCGGCGGCGAGGCGATCCTCAGCCCGAATGGCAAGAAACCGGGGGGGGCCAACAAGGCCGTCATCGCGGCGCTGCAATCTGCCGACGCCTTGCTGGCGCGCAAACGCATCACGATCTCGGACGCGCATTCCTGGCGCTCCAAGGCTCCGGTCATCCGCCTGAACCGCCCGCAGTGGTTCGCCGCCATCGACCGGCCCGTGGGCGACGGGCAGGACACATATGGCGAGACGGTGCGGGCCCGCGCCCTCACCTCCATTGATCAACTGGTGGAATGGACGCCCAAGACTGGGCGCAACCGTCTGTTCTCGATGATCGAGAACCGGCCTGACTGGGTGTTGTCGCGCCAACGCGCCTGGGGCGTTCCGCTGACCTGCTTTACCAAGGTCGGCGCCAAGGCCGACGACCCCGATTTCCTGCTGCGCGATCCTGCCGTGAACGCGCGCATCATCGCCGCCTTCGAAGCCGAGGGCGCCGATGCCTGGTATGCGGAGGGCGCAAAGGAACGGTTCCTGGCCCCCGACTACGACCCTGCGGAGTGGGAGAAGGTCGACGACATCCTGGACGTCTGGTTCGACAGCGGCTCGACCCATGCATTCGTGCTGCGCGACCGCTCGGACGGGACCGAGGACGGAATTGCCGACGTCTATCTGGAGGGCACGGACCAGCATCGCGGCTGGTTCCATTCGTCGATGTTGCAGGCCTGCGGGACCAAGGGGCGCGCGCCCTACCGCGCCGTCGTGACCCACGGGTTCACCATGGACGAAAAGGGCATGAAGATGTCCAAATCCATCGGCAACACCATCGCGCCCCAGGACATCGTGGACCAATACGGCGCCGATATCCTGCGGCTGTGGGTGGCGCAGGTCGACTATACCGCCGATCACCGGATCGGGCCGGAGATCCTCAAGGGGGTGGCCGACGGCTATCGCCGCTTGCGCAACACGCTGCGGTTCATGCTGGGCTCCATCACCGAGGACACGCCCGCCGACCCGCTGGAAATGCCGGAGTTGGAGCGCTGGGTTCTGCACCGCCTGTCGGAGCTGGATGACGAGGTGCGCGCGGGTTATGCGGCCTATGACTTCGCGTCCGTCCTGAACGCGATCTTCCAGTTCACGACGATCGACCTGTCGGCCTTCTATTTCGACATCCGCAAGGACGCGCTTTATTGCGACGGTGACACGCTGCGGCGGCGGTCGGCGCGCACGGTCCTGCGGCTACTGCACGAACGGCTGACCACCTGGCTGGCCCCGATCCTGCCCTTCACCATGGAAGAAGTCTGGCTGGAGGTGCATCCGGACGAGGACGGATCTGTCCATCTGCAGGATTTCCCGGACGCCCGCCCCGGTTGGCGCGATGAGGCACTGGCGGCCAAGTGGTCCACCATCCGCCGCGTCCGCCGCGCGGTCACCGGCGCGCTGGAGGTGGCACGTCGTGACAAGACCATCGGGTCGTCGCTGGAGGCGGCACCGGTGGTTTACGTGGACACCGAAACGGCAGCGATCCTGCGCGACGTCAGCTTCGAGGACATCTGCATCACCTCGGGCATCGAGGTCAGCGAAGCGCCCGCCCCCGAGGATGCCTGGCGCCCAGAGGACGGCGAAGGAATCGCCGTCACCTTCCAGCATGCGGAAGGCGGAAAATGCCAACGCTGCTGGAAGATCCTGCCCGATGTCGGCAGCCATGGGCATGATGGCGTTTGCGCGCGCTGCGACGCGGCGCTGGGCTAA
- the cobO gene encoding cob(I)yrinic acid a,c-diamide adenosyltransferase, which translates to MTATPDDTARHNAKMAKKKAARDKIMATKTDEKGLVIVHTGKGKGKSSSAFGMIFRCIAHDMPCAVVQFIKGGMSTGERDLITAHFGDLCEFHTMGEGFTWETQDKSRDIEMAQAAWAKAKELIRDPGNRMVLLDEINIALRYDYIDVADVVAFLRDEKPPMTHVVCTGRNAKDALIDLADLVTEMELIKHPFRSGVKAQAGVEF; encoded by the coding sequence ATGACCGCGACGCCCGACGACACCGCCCGCCACAACGCCAAGATGGCCAAGAAAAAGGCCGCCCGCGACAAGATCATGGCCACCAAGACCGACGAAAAAGGTCTGGTGATCGTCCATACCGGCAAGGGCAAGGGCAAGAGCAGCTCCGCCTTCGGGATGATTTTTCGCTGTATTGCCCATGACATGCCCTGCGCCGTCGTGCAGTTCATCAAGGGCGGCATGTCCACCGGGGAACGCGACCTGATCACCGCGCATTTCGGTGACCTGTGCGAATTTCACACCATGGGCGAGGGCTTTACCTGGGAGACGCAGGACAAATCCCGCGACATCGAAATGGCTCAGGCCGCCTGGGCCAAGGCGAAGGAACTGATCCGCGATCCCGGCAACCGCATGGTTCTGCTGGACGAAATCAACATCGCGCTGCGCTATGACTATATCGACGTGGCCGATGTCGTGGCCTTTCTGCGCGATGAAAAGCCGCCGATGACCCACGTGGTCTGCACCGGGCGCAACGCCAAGGACGCGCTGATCGACCTGGCCGATCTGGTCACCGAGATGGAGCTGATCAAGCACCCGTTCCGGTCGGGCGTAAAGGCCCAGGCCGGGGTGGAATTCTGA
- a CDS encoding sensor histidine kinase — MTLFDWSQYMPHGMCLLWEPWLVALWVGSDLLIVLSYFAIPLALLLFLRQRPDLRYRGLVALFAGFILLCGVTHVLSIVTLWLPVYPLAGTIKLATGLVSGATALVLFRLVPTLVRIPSPAQMEAANARLLAEITSHQATLSDLRAAQADLEKRVAARTEELARANDRLSVAAREAVHRSSNMLTVVAAMARQSARGAERIEDFLTAFTGRVDALAKATARVMRGDDRGAADLEAVMRDQLEPVLMTWADRVRIEGPALNIGAEGAQQICLALHELSTNAQKYGAFAHPDGRLSLTWRVENDAEAGPMLAVTWAETLGRPMGPETGQGFGTRLVTQIVPQTLQGRAERRFEDDRLIYDLRVPMAAIGPRDDLTQAQDRPDGPEPQPA, encoded by the coding sequence ATGACCCTTTTTGATTGGTCGCAGTACATGCCGCACGGTATGTGCCTTCTGTGGGAGCCGTGGCTTGTCGCGCTCTGGGTTGGGTCGGATTTGCTGATCGTGCTCAGCTATTTCGCGATCCCGCTGGCCCTGTTGTTGTTCCTGCGGCAGCGGCCCGACCTGCGGTATCGCGGTCTGGTGGCGTTGTTCGCGGGCTTCATCCTGCTGTGCGGGGTCACTCATGTGTTGTCGATCGTGACGCTCTGGCTGCCGGTCTATCCGCTGGCCGGGACGATAAAGCTGGCAACCGGCCTGGTCTCGGGGGCCACGGCGCTGGTGCTGTTTCGTCTGGTCCCGACGTTGGTCCGCATCCCCAGCCCCGCGCAGATGGAGGCCGCCAACGCCCGCTTGCTGGCGGAAATCACTTCGCATCAGGCGACGCTCAGTGATTTGCGCGCCGCCCAGGCGGACCTGGAGAAGCGCGTCGCCGCCCGAACCGAAGAGCTGGCCCGCGCAAATGACCGCCTGTCGGTCGCGGCGCGCGAAGCGGTGCACCGGTCGTCCAACATGCTGACGGTCGTGGCGGCCATGGCCCGCCAAAGCGCCAGAGGGGCCGAACGGATCGAGGATTTCCTGACCGCCTTTACCGGCCGTGTGGACGCGCTGGCCAAGGCCACGGCCCGCGTGATGCGCGGCGACGATCGCGGTGCGGCGGACCTGGAGGCGGTGATGCGCGACCAGTTGGAGCCGGTGCTGATGACTTGGGCCGACCGTGTCCGGATCGAGGGTCCTGCCCTGAATATTGGGGCGGAAGGGGCGCAGCAGATCTGTCTTGCCCTGCATGAGCTGAGCACGAACGCCCAGAAATACGGGGCCTTTGCCCATCCTGACGGCCGGCTGTCGCTGACCTGGCGGGTCGAGAATGATGCGGAGGCAGGCCCGATGCTGGCGGTCACCTGGGCCGAGACCCTGGGCCGCCCCATGGGCCCCGAAACCGGGCAGGGGTTTGGCACCCGGCTTGTCACGCAGATTGTGCCACAGACATTGCAGGGGCGGGCCGAACGGCGGTTCGAAGACGACCGGTTGATCTATGATTTGAGGGTGCCGATGGCGGCGATCGGACCGCGCGATGATCTGACCCAAGCCCAGGACCGCCCAGACGGCCCGGAGCCGCAGCCGGCGTAG